GGAGGGCAATGCAATAATTGGAGATGGGCCGTCGGTGAGCaattcactgtacctaggcacatgtgacaataaagtatcattgaatgacttagatgaagggattaaaagcaccattagcaaatttgcagatgatacaaagctgggtggtagtgtgaactgtgaggaagatgctatgatgttccagggtgacttggacaggttgtgtgagtgggcggaagcatggcagatgcagtttaatgtggataagtgtgaggttatccactttggtggtaagaataggaaggcagattattatctgaatagtgtcaagttaggaaaaggggacgtacaacgagatctgggtgtcctagtgcatcagtcacagaaaggaagcatgcaggtacagcaggcagtgaagaaagccaatggaatgttggccttcataacaagaggagttgagtataggagcaaagacgtccttctgcagttgtacagggccctagtgagaccgcacctggagtactgtgtgcagttttggtctccaaatttgaggaaggacattcttgctattgagggcgtgcagcatagatttactaggttaattcccggaattaaccatatgttgaaagactggatcgacaaggcttgtatacactggaatttagaaggatgagaggagatcttatcgaaacgtataagattattaagaggttggacacgttagaggcaggaagcatgttcccaatgttgggggagtccagaacaaggggccacagtttaagaataatgggtaggccatttacaacggagatgaggaaaaactttttcagtcagagagttgtaaatctgtggaattctctgcctcagaaggcagtggaggccaattctctgaatgcattcaagagagagctagatagagctcttagggatagcggagtcagggggtatggggagaaggcaggaatggggtactgattgagaatgatcagccatgatcacattgaatggcggtgctggctcgaagggccgaatggcctcctcctgcacctattgtctattgtctaattggagCAACCTTCCTCTAGCTAATTGTTTAtcatttgtttctacatttccacCCCTTCCTACCCTTGGCAGAAGGCACCAGTGAAGAACAGCAGCAAGACAATGCACAGAGTTAGAGTTGAGCAGACCTACTGGTTGGATGAGAAATCCGAACTCAAACTCCAGCAGTTGGGAGCGGTTCTGACTGACGAGGTCATCGTGAAGGATGACTACTATGACAACGACACGTTCGATTTGGCCACCAACCAAATCTGGCTGAGTCAGAGGGACGCGCAGTGGCAACTCATCATCGCGCGCCCACAATCGAACGCAAATGGAGACGGCGGGAGACGGGGAGAGCGGAGCTCCCTGGCGTCCAAGCCAGAGGCAAGGAGGAAAGGCAGGAGTCAGAACACAGACGGAGCAACATCAGAGGAAAGCTCTCATCACAAGCGCGGTTTGACACCGAAGAACACCAAAGGAGGTGCACCTGGAAAACAGCCCAAAGGACCGGGAGAAGGGAGCTCGACAGAGGAAGACCAAGCAGCCACGGACCCTCATCCAAGGGGGAGGACATCCAGCAACGCAGCTGGTGCAGTTACCGAAGCCGAGTCTCGATATACTCACGAGGAACTCCGGGCACACCAACAGATCATGGAGTACATTGCACAGTTCATGCAGATCTCTTTGGCAGAGGAGCAGGGGGAAGGAGATGCGAAGTTCAACCATTTCCTGCAGCTGGCTAAAATCCACCACTATGCAAGCTGTCACTCGGCCAAGAGAAGGACGTACAAGCTGAACGATGCCTACAGAGTGGTGATAGAGAAGGACGAGCTGGCCCCCAGATGTGTGGCCAGAATGGAAGTCGATGCAGATGTGTCCAACATCATCAGAGAGCTCGATAAGATGGATGAAATCGCAGCGCTTTTGAGAATGGAGCCTTGTCAGACCGATCAGATTTTAGCTTAAAATTCTCGTTCCAGTCCCAGCAGTCACAGACTAccctgaaacaggctcttcagatcAACCACTCCTTCAACTCATCCAACATTTATCCAATTTCTTTCAtgtctgcattttgtgtctatcttcagtgtaaaccagcatctgcagttacttccaataaagctgcatcatggtacatgtttagtttaatttagagatacaagcacaaaagcaggccctttggcccaccgggtccgagccgaccaacgatccctacacactaactctaccttacacacactgcggacaatttactgttataccaagccatttattcacaaaatgctggagtaactcagcaggtcaggcagcatctcgggagagaaggaatgggtgacatttcgggtcgagacccttcttcagattgatgtcaggtgggcgggacaaaggaagcatataggtggagacaggaagatagagggagaattgggaagggggaggggaagagagggacagaggaactgtctaaagttggagaagtcaatgttcataccgctgggctgcaagctgcccaagcgaaatatgaggtgctgttcctcgaacttccggtgggtctcactatggcacactggaggaggcccatgacagaaaggtcagactgggagtgggagggggagttgaagtgctgagccactgggagatcaggttggttaaggcggactgagcgaaggtgttgagcgaaacgatcgccgagcttgcgtttggttataccaagccaattcgcctacaaagctatacgtctttggagtgtgggaggaaactggagatcatgaagaaaacccacgcaagtcaagggaagaacatgcaaactccgtacagacagcacctgtagtcaggatcgaacccgggtctccggctctgaCCCATAACCTCATCAGCTTCCTCCAGATTCCACAACTCACCTACACTCAAGGAGTGGCCAATTATCCAACTGATCCACAAGTCTttggattatgggaggaaacaggaacacccggagaaaatccagatGGTCACAGTGTGAAAAATGCAAACTGCAcagagacagcgcccgaggtgggGATTGAACTCGTCTCACCAGAACCGTGAAGGAGCAGCTCCACCAGGTTGAAAACCATTTTGGTCCATTGTACACCACTACCTGTGATAATCTGGACTGTGAAAATATAGACAGTTCCCCCAGGTGCCTTCCTTTTAATCTTACAGAAGGTGGAAATGGATGTTATAGACTCAAAATGCAAACTTTCTCACTTATAGTAAAGGGAAATTGAAGAATTCTAAAATAAGCATCTTGAGATATAAATGATACAAGTAATTAGGAAATTAGATTTCACTTTCTTTCAGTCACAGTATTATTTTTTCTGAAAATTGTAAGAAAGAACAAAAAAGTTTAACTCCAAATAAAAAACATGGCAGCAGGAAGATTATGCGTGAATCATATAAAATTCTAGTTCGGTCACAGTGAGAGGAGCCACACGACAGGAAGGTTGTACACCAAAGGGTGAAGAGGAGACTAACGAGCATGTGATCAgcacaggaaggagctgcagatgctggtttacaccgaagatagacacagattgttggagtaactcagcgggacaggcagcatctctcgacagaaggaatgggtggtgaccttttgggtcgagacccttcttcagactgagcgtcaggggagagggagacacagagatatggaagtgtaaggtgtgaaaacgagacatcaaaggggatgggggtcaaggaaaatatagaatggatcattgttggctcagaggtgacaacgaagcatacattTAATCAAGGGGAACAGTCAGACTTGTCGGggaacttggatgggggagggatggagggagagggaaagcaagggttacttgaagttaggggtCAATATGCATACCTGCCCAGGcaaaatttgcgctgggcctcactctgacagtggaggaggcccaggacaaaaaggtcagtgtgggaatgggagggggaggtattTAACAACTGagagatcaagtaggtttaggCGGATTGAGCGAATGTGCTcgctgaaattggaggaacagcacctcatatttcgcttgggcagccaggGTATGAACGCTGAATTCTCTAATtgtaggtaacttctacaaatactgcccaccccctccccctgcctccctattccccacctcccttccactaAAAGTCTGTTCACCACTTCCACAGTTCGCACTGGTGTATCCCCTCCCGAGCCGacaatcagcctatcagggaacctccctgcctgaggccatctgtgctggccctgatttgtcccgcCTTTGTTTGCTGCCAGGTccaccccccctacaatcagtctgaagaagggtgttatcAGGTCATGTTCAAAactaacaggagcagaattaggccattcggcccatcatgtctacaccgccattcaatcatggctgatctatctctccctcctcaccccattctcctgccttctccccataacccctcataccgaaacgtcccccattccttctctccagagatgctgcctgtcccgctgagttattccagcaatttgtgtctatattggggcggcacggtggcgcagtggtagagttgctgccttacagcgccagagacccaggttcgatcctgactacgggtgctgcctgtatggagttcgtatgtttagatttagatttagagatacagcgcagaaacaggcccttcggcccaccgggtccgcgccgcctaaggacaatttttttttacatttgcccagtcaattaacctacctacctgtacgtctttggagttctccctgtgaccacgtgggtttcctcagggtgctccagtttcctcccacaatccaaagacgtacaggtttgtaaattgtcccgagtgtgtaaggagtggttgagaaagtgagaaaacatagaactagttgtgaacgggtgactgacggtcggtgtggacccggtgggccgaaggaactgtttccatgctgtatgtttacaactaatctaaactaaaacaactaaCACCAGGCGGGCTCTCAGCTGCTGTTTATCTCGTGTGGACGTTTGCGTCCTTGAATTCATTTCTGGGCTGGCTGTTAGCAGCATAATGCAGGCCATGTTTTGATATCTTCTGCCGTTGGTATCTAATAGCAACCATGAAGAGCATCATTCATGTGTGCACAATGTCACGACGCACAAGGACCAAAGATAATCGTTCCCCCAGAGTAACCCGACTGAAGACAGAATAATTTTCACAGGAGGAGTAGATGAACAATTTGCTGTGTGAACAGGCAATGACCAAATGCTGTGCGTGGACCAACGAGACCTTTTTAGCT
This DNA window, taken from Rhinoraja longicauda isolate Sanriku21f chromosome 31, sRhiLon1.1, whole genome shotgun sequence, encodes the following:
- the LOC144608432 gene encoding uncharacterized protein LOC144608432 is translated as MHRVRVEQTYWLDEKSELKLQQLGAVLTDEVIVKDDYYDNDTFDLATNQIWLSQRDAQWQLIIARPQSNANGDGGRRGERSSLASKPEARRKGRSQNTDGATSEESSHHKRGLTPKNTKGGAPGKQPKGPGEGSSTEEDQAATDPHPRGRTSSNAAGAVTEAESRYTHEELRAHQQIMEYIAQFMQISLAEEQGEGDAKFNHFLQLAKIHHYASCHSAKRRTYKLNDAYRVVIEKDELAPRCVARMEVDADVSNIIRELDKMDEIAALLRMEPCQTDQILA